A stretch of the Thermodesulfobacteriota bacterium genome encodes the following:
- a CDS encoding DUF4340 domain-containing protein, producing MNFFKKTIFWVIVLAVVGGSFYIFDKETEDEKAEVERQKRLFPFEPGDVTVFTITRKGVKAVEEGEEGEESAVEEGEKKEQSIRAERLEGGDWVVVSPVDAPGDGESIGTFLESVVGAKWDGVLFDEQTPEKLEEMSLEDPYLRVEFVTGGGNATVRFGEKGPTHNVAYALIDGDPRIFRIHSDIRADADKEVYDIRDKTIFSFDTTKVKSFKVVWTGGETIEVKHPAEGRWDTVGLPEGTTNFMRVMELLIKFKNSDIKAFDSEAPESLEPYALEKPRVKIFLIDEKGVRHSILIGARDKKRRGIFSMRGGEEAVFVIEEEVFDAVPRGVTDFKVEEKEGEDEEG from the coding sequence ATGAATTTTTTCAAGAAAACCATATTCTGGGTCATAGTGCTCGCCGTCGTCGGCGGCTCCTTCTACATCTTCGACAAGGAGACGGAGGACGAGAAGGCCGAGGTGGAGCGGCAAAAAAGGCTTTTCCCCTTCGAGCCCGGGGACGTGACCGTCTTCACCATAACGCGCAAAGGGGTGAAGGCGGTGGAAGAGGGGGAGGAGGGGGAGGAGAGTGCGGTTGAAGAGGGGGAGAAGAAGGAGCAGTCCATCCGTGCCGAGAGGCTTGAGGGAGGGGACTGGGTAGTCGTCTCTCCCGTCGATGCGCCCGGGGACGGGGAGAGCATCGGAACGTTCCTCGAGAGCGTGGTGGGCGCCAAGTGGGACGGCGTGCTCTTCGATGAGCAGACCCCGGAAAAGCTCGAGGAGATGAGCCTCGAGGACCCGTACCTCCGGGTCGAGTTCGTAACGGGCGGCGGCAACGCCACCGTACGGTTCGGGGAGAAGGGCCCCACCCATAACGTGGCCTACGCCCTTATCGACGGCGACCCGCGCATATTCAGGATCCATTCGGATATAAGGGCGGATGCGGATAAGGAGGTCTACGACATAAGGGACAAGACTATCTTCTCCTTCGACACCACGAAGGTCAAGAGCTTCAAGGTGGTGTGGACAGGGGGGGAAACCATAGAGGTCAAGCACCCGGCCGAGGGCAGGTGGGATACGGTGGGGCTTCCCGAGGGGACGACCAATTTTATGAGGGTCATGGAGCTCCTTATAAAATTTAAGAACTCCGATATAAAGGCCTTCGATAGCGAGGCCCCGGAGAGCCTTGAGCCCTACGCCCTCGAAAAACCCAGGGTCAAGATATTTCTGATAGATGAGAAGGGGGTGCGCCACTCGATACTCATTGGCGCGAGGGACAAGAAAAGGCGCGGCATATTCTCCATGAGGGGCGGCGAGGAGGCCGTCTTCGTAATCGAGGAGGAGGTCTTCGACGCGGTGCCCAGAGGCGTAACGGACTTCAAGGTCGAAGAAAAGGAGGGCGAAGATGAAGAGGGCTGA